In Ischnura elegans chromosome 9, ioIscEleg1.1, whole genome shotgun sequence, the following proteins share a genomic window:
- the LOC124165625 gene encoding lysM and putative peptidoglycan-binding domain-containing protein 3, translating into MRRVAFFSSSKKKNLKRRKNTGVSYRRGNLEGNQYVFNGPSENEDDSEEEIFALRQKKKAENLIEIKLQPGDSLLNIALQYGYSVEELKRINNILRENEIFARTTLKIPSRITEVVAVHKMPQEKSPPGSQIEADAVDESRNVRTVSIGDAYRASKMEGNDADAARRFLVAMDRDLAKIREKTLSRGLSRNYDFTVTQLGTEDISLSSGPRSLIKPDTSWRCVQLLICSILLGFIAPILYVLYLAEEGGKQTFTISNDTVR; encoded by the exons ATGAGGCGTGTAGCCTTCTTTTCGTCTtcgaaaaagaaaaatctcaa GAGGCGGAAAAACACAGGTGTATCATACAGGAGGGGTAACTTGGAGGGCAATCAATACGTATTCAACGGTCCCTCAGAAAACGAGGATGATAGCGAAGAAGAAATATTTGCACTGCGACAGAAGAAAAAAGcggaaaatttgattgaaattaagCTCCAACCCGGGGACTCCCTTCTTAATATTGCCTTGCAATATGGATATTCT GTAGAAGAGCTTAAACGCATTAACAACATCCTAAGagagaatgaaatatttgcgAGGACCACATTGAAAATACCCTCCAGAATCACCGAGGTTGTTGCGGTCCATAAAATGCCCCAAGAGAAATCACCCCCAGGATCACAGATCGAGGCGGATGCCGTCGACGAGAGTAGGAACGTGAGAACTGTGAGCATTGGCGACGCTTACAGAGCGTCGAAGATGGAAGGCAACGATGCTGATGCCGCTCGCAGATTTCTGGTGGCAATGGATCGAGATCTTgcgaaaataagggaaaaaactCTTTCTCGAGGTTTGTCCAGAAATTATGACTTTACAGTGACACAACTTGGAACGGAGGACATATCATTATCATCGGGACCGCGCTCTTTAATTAAACCTGATACTAGTTGGCGATGTGTTCAACTACTCATATGTTCCATTTTGTTAGGGTTCATTGCTCCAATTTTGTACGTCCTTTACCTGGCTGAGGAGGGTGGTAAACAGACTTTCACTATTTCAAATGATACTGTGAGGTGA